ccagtgcaaccaaggcagtttcagtcctatgatgaggcctgaatcccgactggaagggatccaaatggtccgcttcttccaggcgtacCTGGAGTCGTTCAgcaccacttgctcaatcaccgtgtagttatttatatatttattattaaagtTTTCCTTGGTTTACACACCTTGTCTTTTTTTTCAAGTTGTACAAtacagtcttttctacagatcagttacattgttgagtacagtataaggtttgGGAGAGGAGGCGTGGTGGTGAAATTGTATGTGTAGGGTTCTAGTCCTGAAACCTGGTCTTTTGTATGTTTGCATGGAAGCAGTTCCTTCTTTATTTCATGGAGCTAACACTCATGGAAATTTACATGGGATGTGGTCTCACTCTCCTTGTGTATACtgtactgcaggcatccccaaactgcagccctccagatgttatggcctacaactcccatgatccctagctaacaggaccagtggtcggggaagatgggaattgtagtccaaaacatctggagggccgaagtttggggatgcctgctgtactgtATTTACAGAATAATCAAGTCGTTACTCCTCTCTACCTTGCAGGCCCAAAGTAGCATTAACTGTTCCTCCAAAACTATTATTGATCAGCCTTTATATATGAGAGAGATGCAAAAGTATTTAGATTTGATCTACCCTGTCTTAAGAAGCTCCTGGTGGCTAGAAGTATTTTGTTAATTATTGAGCATGTATCTTGCTGCAACTAATATATCTGTGTCCATATCAGTattccaaaaatatatttttaagaacTAATACAAGGCAAGAAGTTGTGGCTAAGAATTGGAGAGCGGCTACAGGGTCATCACTTGTCCTGAAATGGGAGGCTCCACTTTGTAATGTTCCCCTCACTTTCAAGCATGTTTCTCAAGTTTCTGTATCTCTTGAAAGTTCATCACAACTTTTCTGAAAACTCAGCCACCTGGTTTGTATCATGAGATCCAATTTCAAGTCTGGGTGAAGCAAACTCTTCACATCTTTAACAACAATTGGCTGGCTGGCCTCTCTTTAAAGCCTTGGGCATTAATGGGATGTGGTATTGACAGAAGAAAGCTTTATGCATTAACTGaattgaaattttaaaatgacTGAAACACAATCTTGTGTGTGGTGCGCTATAGCCTAGATGCTTGTGTGCAATCAAACCGCTACCTACTTAACCTTGCTGGCTCTCCTTAACCAGGATTTGAAACTGTCTGCTTCTGTCTCCCAAAACAGCTAATGGACTTTGTTGCTGCAGAGCGCAAGCGCTACACAGTGTATCCAGCTGTGCATCAAGTCTTCACCTGGACTCAGATGTGCAGTATCCGTGATGTGAGTAAACCTGGTACAATCAGCCCTACATTTATTCTACCTTTTCCTTCAGGAGTCACTAAGTTGTCAGCAGTATCTTCTCTTTTTTCTGCCTCTAGATAAGCACTTTGTGTCTGCATTGTTTTGAAATCCATGGGCTAATACAATAATGTTTGGTGCTGCTAGTTACATTTTGGCCTCAGAATGTTTtgcatacagtactgtatctaaGTTGTCCTGACTGTAAAGGGAGGCCACTATTAGTTAATCCAATTGGATAAATGCTAGGTGAAGCTGAAAGGGGTGggagtggaatggaatggaatggtggGGCTTCCTTAAAACTACCCTGAGAGTTCCAGATTGTTCCGAGATTTGAACATGGAGCTTTTAATCAATCACTgctgcataataataatttataatcatttattatttgtacattcatacctcgggttgctATCGCTGTGGGTTGTGCATTTTTGGGTTACggacgtgccgaacccggaagtaccgggaCAGGTTTCTTCCAGGTTTCGGAATCAcgtcgcgcatgcgcagaacttcaaaatgacgtcatgcgcagaagcaccaaatcacgtCACGCGCAGACGcagtgctgcgggttgcaaacgtgcctgccacacggatcatgtttgcaacccaaGATTCTACTGTactccatctgactgggttgcccatgAACTCCGGTATTTATATAGTTGTCCCATTGGTTTTCTGGAACACATAAGAGAAAGAGCGAGGGATAACCAACCACACTCTGCATCCTACCAAAGGGACATATTAAACTGGGCAGAGATGAATGACAGCAGGAGTGATTGTATTGAACACATTTCTGCTATTGTAACTTTGTTCAGGTAAAAGCTGTCATCTTGGGCCAAGACCCATATCATGGACCCAACCAAGCACACGGACTCTGTTTCAGTGTCCAGAGACCAGTTCCACCTCCACCCAGGTAAGATTAGGCTTTAAACTTTGTAGTCATGTTAGGACCAGATATGCAATACTGCCTTTCCATTAGTCTTTCATTTGCATAGTTATCACTAATATGTGGTTATGTAATAAATGTAATCACTGATATAAATGCATGAGAGGAGGTCTGTCAAaacctttattattttttattgtagccTAGAGAACATCTACAAAGAACTGGCTGAAGACATAGAAGGCTTTTCTCATCCTGGCCATGGAGACTTGACTGGGTGGGCTAAACAAGGTGAAGCAGGATCAAAGTTTGTTGTGAGCTTTTCCCCCTGTGGTGGGCTTCCTCCAGCTGCTATCAAGTGTGTTTGTTTCACCTTCTGGATACAGATTGCTTCTTTCCAGCAGCCAGTGGTAGTACTTGCAGCAGTGGATGGAGAATTCCTTTCAGCACTCCCCAGATTTTAGCAAGGAAACAGTCCCTGAAGATCCAACACAATCCCAGcctcctgctgcttcagagaggCTAGTTCTTGCTGAAAAGAGCAAGCTTAACTCGTATACATACTTTATAGAACAGTGGATAGTTTTGCTGCTACATGCAGCTCGCTTACAGAACAGCTGGTTATTATAAGTTTATACAACCATTAGCATAAAATTAAACACAAGCTACAATAAAATGCCCTCAAATACGCTGGGAGGTGGGGGTTGACCTCTTCTGATGTTGCAGAATTTGGCTGGGATAAACATACTTTGTGTGCAGAGTATTGATCATTTTCCCTTCGTAGGAGCAAAAGcagcttatttttatttaatgttttctgCATGCTTGCTCACCCTTTCCTGTTTCATTTTCAACCTAGGAGTACTGCTTCTCAATGCTGTTCTTACAGTCCGAGCACACCAAGCCAATTCCCACAAAGAGAAGGGCTGGGAGCAGTTCACAGACGCAGTGGTCTCCTGGCTAAACAGCAACTTGGATGGTGTGGTCTTCATGCTTTGGGGGGCCTATGCTCAGAGGAAAGGCAGCTCTATTGACAGGGTAAGTGCACCATTGCTTTTCCATTCCTCTGGAAGTGACACCAGTCTGGACAATGGGGAAAGGCTGGTCTGTGTGTGGAATCTAATCCTGAGCCTGGATGATGGCCTCATGTACACATTAGAGTACATTGTTTTAAAAGGGTATTCTGGGACTGCAGAACTGGGATTATTAGAGGATGGGCTCAGGTTTGGTCAATGTTTCTGTTAAATGATATTGGTCCATAGACAACACTACAAAACCTAAGATTCTGCAAATGTGGTGGCAGCTCAGTGGTGGGGGGATGGGATGACTACAAGGTCTTAACATCTCTTATTTCTTGCAGAAACGGCACCACGTCCTACAGACAGCTCACCCTTCACCCCTGTCAGTGTACAGGGGTTTCTTTGGCTGTAAGCATTTCTCTAAAACAAATGAATTGCTGAAAAAGTCTGGGAAGAAGCCCATTGATTGGAGCACCCTATGACTGGTTGGCAGCAGCCTCAAGACCACAGAATTTGAAACCAACTGTGTTTGATTCTTAGAGTGCAGTCACTACTTGGGAACAATTCTTTGGATTTGTTTTAATTGAATGTGCCAGATCAAAGAGTCTACTCCAAAGCTCTTATTTAGGAGTagctttgaaattaatggaattaaTCCTGAAAATGTGTTTTTCACATTCTTGGTGAATTTTGGGACAAAAATAGATTGGCTAAGATGTGAGCCTTTTTTATGTTCCCTCTGGCTGGTGCCAAGGAAGACATTCCATTCTGTTTcaatggtgcctcgcaagacataagtaattcgttctgcgagtcgcttcgtcttgccgTAATTTCATATTGCGAAGTGCAGTTTGCcgtggcaaaaaaaacccccaaaaaaatccgctgaaaaacttcgtcttgcgaggcgccgaaaacatcgcaaaacgctttcgtcttgcgaggtgccactgtatttgctATTGTAAGATGGGCTTGTTGGTTTTTACTCCCCATCTTGTACATCTCATGTTGAGGGAAATGAAAGCaccttttcatatatttttttacaccAAAGAagctactttttaatttttggcCCACTCAGTGAAGTATCCATTCAGCAAACTGTTTATGATGGACAAATCAATATCTTATTTAGTCTTCTAAGCTTGCCCTTTTATCGGTTGTCAATTAAAAGTTGCATCAGTTGCTGTGAACTGTGACCCTGTTTTCACACTGTTTTCTCAGGTCTGCAGGAATTAGATCAGCTATGGCAAAGTCAAAGGATTCCAGTTGCTTTTTTCTTATTGGGATAGGGAAAGGATGGAGCCAGATGTTGGAAAGCATTGCCTGACCTATAGGAGAAGTGGGGTTTCCAGTGCTAATGATGGTTGTGTTAAGGAAAACATCACACATGAAAATCTTATTCAGCCACAGTTGGCAGCTAAACTTCAGTTGCAGGTATTGGGCTTGTAGGAGCCATCATTTTCAACTTCTATAAATTATAAGGAAGTCTGGCATACCCTTTTTATGTGCAAATTGCATGATAAGATATTCTGTTCTGGTATGTTTTAAATACCAAATTATgacttgtggggtttttttttactctttgtaCCACTAGCTGATAACAatgttacaatttttttttacagtcacgtatatttgttataaaaataaacattttttgatATTTGTTGTTTGTTGGCTCCCCCTACTGCTTCTTTTGCATATGTGTTGTTAAATTTATTACCCACCTTTCACCAGCAATTCCCAGGGttggttgcaacaatttaaaattgggAATTAAAAAGAGTTAAAATGTATTGCATATGCAAGAATAAGGGGGATCCTGAAAACACAGATTTCAGGtgccaaaggccagggtaaagcaCTTTAAGCACTTGGCAAAAACTTTATAGTGAGGCAGCCAGATGTACCTCTGGGAAAGGAGCTTCACAGCCAAGTTCCACAGATTTATTGAATTACAATAAATCTCAGCAAGTTTCCaattagttacagttatacagttacagtgtccgggcagaatgatggaggtggagacactccttcaggtatactggaccgaggccatttaaggctttaaaggtcagcaccaacactttgaattgtgctcggaaacgtactgggagccaatgcaggtctctcaggaccggtgttatatggtctcggcagccactcccagtcaccagtctagctgccgcattctggattaattgcagtt
The window above is part of the Zootoca vivipara chromosome 13, rZooViv1.1, whole genome shotgun sequence genome. Proteins encoded here:
- the UNG gene encoding uracil-DNA glycosylase isoform X2, which produces MIGQKTLLSFFSAAQAKKRSRSPEPVGAGEAGSLKRSKADAPSPQSSPLSQEQLERIRRNKEAALQRLASRISSLAPQEIAQDWRVALAGEFAKPYFAQLMDFVAAERKRYTVYPAVHQVFTWTQMCSIRDVKAVILGQDPYHGPNQAHGLCFSVQRPVPPPPSLENIYKELAEDIEGFSHPGHGDLTGWAKQGVLLLNAVLTVRAHQANSHKEKGWEQFTDAVVSWLNSNLDGVVFMLWGAYAQRKGSSIDRVSAPLLFHSSGSDTSLDNGERLVCVWNLILSLDDGLMYTLEYIVLKGYSGTAELGLLEDGLRFGQCFC
- the UNG gene encoding uracil-DNA glycosylase isoform X1 gives rise to the protein MAAAGPGLASLRYCLSSAFVLPPLIRFFRLQAGSLKRSKADAPSPQSSPLSQEQLERIRRNKEAALQRLASRISSLAPQEIAQDWRVALAGEFAKPYFAQLMDFVAAERKRYTVYPAVHQVFTWTQMCSIRDVKAVILGQDPYHGPNQAHGLCFSVQRPVPPPPSLENIYKELAEDIEGFSHPGHGDLTGWAKQGVLLLNAVLTVRAHQANSHKEKGWEQFTDAVVSWLNSNLDGVVFMLWGAYAQRKGSSIDRVSAPLLFHSSGSDTSLDNGERLVCVWNLILSLDDGLMYTLEYIVLKGYSGTAELGLLEDGLRFGQCFC
- the UNG gene encoding uracil-DNA glycosylase isoform X4, translated to MIGQKTLLSFFSAAQAKKRSRSPEPVGAGEAGSLKRSKADAPSPQSSPLSQEQLERIRRNKEAALQRLASRISSLAPQEIAQDWRVALAGEFAKPYFAQLMDFVAAERKRYTVYPAVHQVFTWTQMCSIRDVKAVILGQDPYHGPNQAHGLCFSVQRPVPPPPSLENIYKELAEDIEGFSHPGHGDLTGWAKQGVLLLNAVLTVRAHQANSHKEKGWEQFTDAVVSWLNSNLDGVVFMLWGAYAQRKGSSIDRKRHHVLQTAHPSPLSVYRGFFGCKHFSKTNELLKKSGKKPIDWSTL
- the UNG gene encoding uracil-DNA glycosylase isoform X3; the encoded protein is MAAAGPGLASLRYCLSSAFVLPPLIRFFRLQAGSLKRSKADAPSPQSSPLSQEQLERIRRNKEAALQRLASRISSLAPQEIAQDWRVALAGEFAKPYFAQLMDFVAAERKRYTVYPAVHQVFTWTQMCSIRDVKAVILGQDPYHGPNQAHGLCFSVQRPVPPPPSLENIYKELAEDIEGFSHPGHGDLTGWAKQGVLLLNAVLTVRAHQANSHKEKGWEQFTDAVVSWLNSNLDGVVFMLWGAYAQRKGSSIDRKRHHVLQTAHPSPLSVYRGFFGCKHFSKTNELLKKSGKKPIDWSTL